The proteins below come from a single Isoptericola dokdonensis DS-3 genomic window:
- a CDS encoding MarR family winged helix-turn-helix transcriptional regulator translates to MQEPAEGTTYWYGPADTETRSILEAVRTFRRADEAMRQRAGRDMAMNLTDLRALRHVIAAEQVGTSVTPRDLAEDLGISTASTTKVLDRLAGSGHLQRRPHPRDRRSVVVVATAAAHREVRERLAGAHARMIEAARGVPEHCRPAVRDFLLALAASVEETDDDVATTVVEDGPGRPSEAVGQRDGDPAAGR, encoded by the coding sequence GTGCAGGAACCAGCCGAGGGGACCACCTACTGGTACGGGCCGGCCGACACCGAGACGCGGAGCATCCTGGAGGCGGTGCGCACGTTCCGTCGTGCCGACGAGGCCATGCGGCAACGCGCCGGGCGTGACATGGCCATGAACCTCACCGACCTGCGTGCCCTGCGGCACGTCATCGCCGCCGAGCAGGTCGGCACCTCCGTCACGCCCCGCGACCTCGCCGAGGACCTCGGCATCTCGACCGCGTCCACCACCAAGGTCCTGGACCGGCTCGCCGGGTCCGGGCACCTCCAGCGCCGCCCGCACCCGCGCGACCGCCGCTCCGTCGTCGTGGTGGCCACCGCCGCCGCCCACCGCGAGGTCCGCGAACGCCTCGCCGGCGCCCACGCGCGCATGATCGAGGCCGCCCGCGGGGTGCCCGAGCACTGCCGTCCCGCCGTCCGCGACTTCCTCCTCGCCCTGGCCGCGTCCGTCGAGGAGACCGACGACGACGTCGCGACGACCGTCGTCGAGGACGGCCCCGGGCGGCCGTCCGAGGCGGTCGGGCAGCGCGACGGCGACCCCGCCGCGGGCCGGTAG
- a CDS encoding acetyl-CoA C-acetyltransferase, translating into MATRQTTATTETGVRDAVVVGGNRIPFARAGKKYADASNQEMFTAALDGLVARFGLQGERIGEVVGGAVLKHSRDFNLVRESVLGSALHPATPAFDLQQACATGLEATITVANKIRLGQIDSGIAGGTDTISDAPVAVSEGLRRVLLEAQHAKTLQARLKALAKLRPSDLKPLVPATDEPRTGLSMGEHQAITAARWGITREAQDQVALASHQNMAAAWDSGFFDDLVTPFRGLTRDDNVRADTSAEKLAGLKPVFGRSLETPATMTAGNSTPLTDGASTVLLGSREWAEAHDLPVLARFVDAETAAVDFVHGHEGLLMAPAHAVPRLLARNGLTLADFDLVEIHEAFASTVLTILAAWEDDDYCKNELGLTGALGSVDRDRLNVAGSSLAAGHPFAATGGRIVATTAKLLARKAAETGKPARALISICAAGGLGATAILESA; encoded by the coding sequence GTGGCCACTCGTCAGACCACCGCCACGACGGAGACCGGCGTCCGCGACGCCGTCGTCGTCGGCGGCAACCGCATCCCGTTCGCCCGCGCCGGCAAGAAGTACGCCGACGCGTCCAACCAGGAGATGTTCACCGCCGCGCTCGACGGCCTCGTCGCGCGGTTCGGGCTCCAGGGCGAGCGCATCGGCGAGGTCGTCGGCGGCGCCGTCCTCAAGCACTCCCGCGACTTCAACCTCGTGCGCGAGTCCGTGCTCGGCTCCGCCCTGCACCCCGCCACCCCCGCCTTCGACCTCCAGCAGGCCTGCGCCACCGGGCTCGAGGCCACCATCACCGTCGCCAACAAGATCCGGCTCGGCCAGATCGACTCCGGCATCGCCGGGGGCACCGACACCATCTCCGACGCGCCCGTCGCCGTCAGCGAGGGCCTGCGCCGCGTCCTGCTCGAGGCCCAGCACGCCAAGACGCTCCAGGCCCGCCTCAAGGCGCTCGCCAAGCTGCGCCCGAGCGACCTCAAGCCGCTCGTGCCCGCCACCGACGAGCCCCGCACCGGCCTGTCCATGGGTGAGCACCAGGCCATCACCGCCGCGCGGTGGGGCATCACCCGCGAGGCGCAGGACCAGGTCGCGCTCGCCAGCCACCAGAACATGGCCGCCGCGTGGGACTCCGGGTTCTTCGACGACCTCGTCACCCCGTTCCGCGGCCTCACGCGCGACGACAACGTCCGCGCCGACACCTCCGCCGAGAAGCTCGCCGGCCTCAAGCCCGTCTTCGGCCGGTCCCTCGAGACCCCCGCCACCATGACGGCCGGGAACTCCACCCCGCTCACCGACGGTGCCTCCACCGTGCTGCTCGGGTCCCGCGAGTGGGCCGAGGCCCACGACCTGCCCGTCCTCGCGCGGTTCGTCGACGCCGAGACCGCCGCCGTCGACTTCGTGCACGGCCACGAGGGCCTGCTCATGGCACCCGCGCACGCCGTCCCGCGCCTGCTCGCCCGCAACGGCCTCACCCTCGCCGACTTCGACCTCGTCGAGATCCACGAGGCGTTCGCCTCCACCGTGCTGACGATCCTCGCCGCGTGGGAGGACGACGACTACTGCAAGAACGAGCTCGGCCTCACCGGCGCGCTCGGCAGCGTCGACCGCGACCGCCTCAACGTCGCCGGGTCGTCGCTCGCCGCCGGCCACCCGTTCGCCGCCACCGGCGGCCGCATCGTCGCCACCACCGCCAAGCTCCTCGCGCGCAAGGCCGCGGAGACCGGGAAGCCCGCCCGCGCGCTCATCTCGATCTGCGCCGCCGGCGGCCTCGGCGCCACCGCCATCCTCGAGTCCGCCTGA
- the crtI gene encoding phytoene desaturase family protein, with product MRVVVVGGGIAGLATAGLLARDGHEVELLERHDALGGRAGSWERDGFRFDTGPSWYLMPEVFDHFFALMGTSTAEVLDLVAPEPAYRVLFEGHDGPFDVARDRAANVAAFEAVEPGAGARLERYLDSSGDAYDMALRHFLYTTFASWRPLASREVVGALPRLAPLLGRSLEGFVASRFDDVRLRQVLGYPAVFLGSSPDRTPALYHLMSSLDLDGGVRYPRGGFAHLVDVVARLAAQAGVTLRTGARVTAITTSAVGARPGDHDRTGAPLPGPRRPRARATGVRWTDADGAAHRTAADVVVTAADLHHVEQDLLPPRLRSRSDRSWSRRDPGPGGVLAMLGVRGRVPELAHHNLFFTADWAENFGAIRAGRVPRPASAYVCAPSRTDPTVAPDGDENLFVLVPVPADPAIGRGGVDGTGDALVEEIADAAVDQVARWAGVPDLAERVAVRRTVGPGDFATDLASWSGGMLGPAHTLRQSAMLRGSNVSSKVAGLLHAGGTTIPGVGLPMCLISAELVVKRLRGDTGAAPLPVPSEPGAARAVAGA from the coding sequence ATGAGGGTCGTCGTGGTGGGTGGCGGCATCGCGGGGCTGGCGACCGCCGGGCTGCTCGCGCGCGACGGGCACGAGGTCGAGCTGCTGGAGAGGCACGACGCCCTCGGCGGACGCGCGGGGTCGTGGGAGCGCGACGGCTTCCGCTTCGACACGGGTCCCTCCTGGTACCTCATGCCCGAGGTCTTCGACCACTTCTTCGCGCTCATGGGCACCTCGACCGCCGAGGTGCTCGACCTCGTCGCGCCGGAGCCTGCCTATCGGGTGCTCTTCGAGGGTCACGACGGCCCGTTCGACGTGGCGCGCGACCGGGCGGCGAACGTCGCCGCGTTCGAGGCGGTCGAGCCCGGGGCGGGCGCTCGCCTGGAGCGCTACCTCGACTCGTCCGGCGACGCCTACGACATGGCCCTGCGGCACTTCCTGTACACGACGTTCGCGTCGTGGCGGCCGCTCGCCTCGCGCGAGGTCGTGGGCGCTCTGCCGCGGCTCGCCCCGCTGCTGGGGCGCTCGTTGGAGGGGTTCGTGGCGTCCCGGTTCGACGACGTCCGGCTGCGGCAGGTGCTCGGCTACCCGGCGGTGTTCCTCGGGTCGTCCCCCGACCGGACGCCCGCCCTCTACCACCTCATGAGCTCTCTCGATCTCGACGGCGGGGTGCGCTACCCCCGGGGTGGGTTCGCGCACCTGGTCGACGTGGTCGCCCGGTTGGCCGCGCAGGCGGGGGTCACGCTCCGCACCGGCGCCCGGGTCACCGCGATCACGACCTCCGCCGTCGGGGCCCGCCCGGGGGACCACGACCGGACCGGGGCTCCTCTCCCCGGTCCGCGTCGCCCCCGGGCCCGGGCCACGGGCGTGCGGTGGACGGACGCCGACGGCGCCGCCCACCGCACGGCCGCCGACGTCGTCGTGACGGCCGCGGACCTGCACCACGTGGAGCAGGACCTCCTCCCGCCCCGGCTGCGCAGCCGGTCCGACCGCTCGTGGTCGCGCCGCGACCCGGGGCCCGGCGGAGTGCTCGCCATGCTGGGCGTGCGAGGCCGGGTGCCGGAGCTCGCGCACCACAACCTGTTCTTCACCGCGGACTGGGCGGAGAACTTCGGGGCGATCCGGGCCGGGCGCGTCCCCCGTCCGGCGTCCGCGTACGTCTGCGCGCCGTCCCGGACCGACCCGACGGTCGCGCCCGACGGCGACGAGAACCTGTTCGTGCTCGTGCCCGTGCCTGCCGACCCGGCGATCGGGCGCGGCGGCGTCGACGGCACGGGCGACGCCCTGGTCGAGGAGATCGCCGACGCGGCGGTCGACCAGGTGGCCCGGTGGGCGGGCGTGCCCGACCTCGCCGAGCGCGTGGCCGTGCGCCGGACGGTGGGGCCGGGCGACTTCGCCACCGACCTCGCGTCGTGGTCGGGGGGCATGCTCGGGCCCGCGCACACGCTGCGGCAGAGCGCGATGCTGCGCGGCTCCAACGTGTCGTCGAAGGTCGCCGGGCTGCTGCACGCCGGCGGGACGACGATCCCCGGCGTCGGCCTGCCGATGTGCCTCATCAGCGCCGAGCTCGTCGTCAAGCGGCTGCGCGGGGACACCGGGGCCGCGCCCCTGCCGGTGCCGTCCGAGCCCGGCGCCGCCCGCGCCGTCGCGGGAGCATGA
- a CDS encoding phytoene/squalene synthase family protein — translation MTATRPVHTDDGRAGAYDAAAARVAAAVVDEYSTSFGWACRLLGPDVREHVRAIYALVRIADEIVDDVDASLTTAERAELLDGFERATALAVRRGHSTDLVVHGFARTARRFGIGPVLVDPFFASMRTDLSVREHDAESMAVYVHGSAEVVGLMCLRVFLGGDDDAYEQLAPGAARLGAAFQKVNFLRDLADDLDARGRAYFPGVHGDLDDATRDVLLDDVDADLAAASAAIDRLPRSSRLAVRVAHDLFAELSRRLRATPAAELRQRRVRVPDHAKARLVAKAVLRESMRRGS, via the coding sequence ATGACGGCTACCCGACCCGTGCACACCGACGACGGTCGCGCCGGCGCCTACGACGCGGCCGCGGCACGCGTCGCGGCGGCGGTCGTGGACGAGTACTCGACCTCGTTCGGCTGGGCCTGCCGGCTGCTCGGCCCGGACGTCCGCGAGCACGTGCGGGCGATCTACGCGCTCGTACGGATCGCCGACGAGATCGTCGACGACGTGGACGCCTCGCTCACCACCGCCGAGCGGGCCGAGCTGCTCGACGGCTTCGAGCGGGCGACCGCGCTGGCAGTGCGGCGTGGGCACAGCACCGACCTCGTGGTGCACGGCTTCGCCCGCACGGCCCGCCGGTTCGGCATCGGTCCCGTCCTGGTGGACCCGTTCTTCGCGTCGATGCGCACCGACCTGTCGGTCCGCGAGCACGACGCCGAGAGCATGGCCGTGTACGTCCACGGCTCGGCCGAGGTCGTGGGCCTCATGTGCCTGCGGGTCTTCCTCGGCGGCGACGACGACGCCTACGAGCAGCTGGCACCCGGCGCCGCCCGGCTCGGGGCGGCGTTCCAGAAGGTCAACTTCCTGCGGGACCTCGCCGACGACCTCGACGCCCGCGGCCGCGCCTACTTCCCCGGCGTGCACGGCGACCTGGACGACGCGACCCGCGACGTGCTCCTCGACGACGTCGACGCGGACCTCGCCGCGGCGTCCGCCGCGATCGACCGGCTCCCCCGGTCGAGCCGGCTGGCGGTGCGGGTGGCGCACGACCTGTTCGCCGAGCTGTCCCGTCGGCTGCGGGCCACGCCGGCCGCCGAGCTGCGGCAGCGCCGGGTGCGGGTGCCGGACCACGCCAAGGCGCGTCTGGTCGCGAAGGCCGTGCTGCGCGAGTCGATGCGGCGCGGCTCATGA
- a CDS encoding MaoC/PaaZ C-terminal domain-containing protein: MTAAPWRTGAGQVLHVETQQTLPGLAGLYARGAAASGRIAAGRALPSLPVIGSGSPDHAERPLVLPTVALRVSGVTTSELRGHLRDYQRLLHEPVSEVLPAGYLHVLAFPLATAVMVRGDFPLPLLGMVHLANHVEMRGPVRLGDVLEVRAWAENLRPHRRGVQVDLVTEIRPDGDDSGLPLWRGISTYLAKGFTAPEPDEADEADEPSVTGADRAGEPAARDEAWAPPLPTGRWALGPGTGRAYAAVSGDRNPIHLSSLSAKAFGFPRAIAHGMYTASRALADVGHARGDAYRWTVEFAQPVLLPGTVDVAVMPELTETPDGFGYVGWNARRGRRHFRGEVTPL; this comes from the coding sequence GTGACGGCCGCGCCCTGGCGCACCGGCGCCGGGCAGGTGCTGCACGTCGAGACCCAGCAGACCCTGCCCGGCCTCGCCGGCCTGTACGCCCGCGGCGCCGCGGCGTCCGGTCGTATCGCGGCCGGTCGGGCGCTGCCGTCGCTGCCTGTCATCGGCTCGGGCTCGCCGGACCACGCGGAGCGGCCGCTCGTGCTGCCCACCGTGGCGCTGCGCGTCTCCGGCGTCACGACGTCCGAGCTGCGCGGCCACCTGCGCGACTACCAGCGGCTGCTGCACGAGCCCGTCAGCGAGGTGCTGCCCGCCGGGTACCTGCACGTGCTCGCGTTCCCGCTGGCCACCGCCGTCATGGTGCGCGGGGACTTCCCGCTGCCCCTGCTCGGCATGGTGCACCTCGCCAACCACGTGGAGATGCGCGGGCCCGTGCGGCTCGGCGACGTGCTCGAGGTGCGCGCCTGGGCCGAGAACCTGCGGCCCCACCGTCGCGGCGTCCAGGTGGACCTCGTCACGGAGATCCGGCCCGACGGCGACGACTCCGGCCTGCCGCTGTGGCGCGGGATCTCGACGTACCTGGCGAAGGGGTTCACCGCGCCCGAGCCCGACGAGGCCGACGAGGCCGACGAGCCCTCGGTGACCGGCGCCGACCGCGCCGGGGAGCCGGCCGCGCGGGACGAGGCGTGGGCGCCGCCGCTGCCGACCGGACGGTGGGCCCTCGGCCCCGGGACCGGCCGCGCGTACGCCGCCGTGTCCGGCGACCGCAACCCCATCCACCTGTCGTCGCTGTCAGCCAAGGCGTTCGGGTTCCCCCGCGCCATCGCGCACGGCATGTACACCGCCTCCCGGGCGCTGGCCGACGTTGGGCACGCCCGCGGCGACGCCTACCGGTGGACCGTGGAGTTCGCGCAGCCCGTGCTGCTCCCCGGCACCGTGGACGTCGCCGTCATGCCGGAGCTCACCGAGACGCCGGACGGGTTCGGCTACGTCGGCTGGAACGCCCGCCGCGGACGGCGGCACTTCCGCGGCGAGGTCACCCCGCTGTAG
- a CDS encoding acyl-CoA dehydrogenase, which yields MTTTSAPATGHDDHAGPDDATTARVDVAGLAELLLGRWPEERRRARARAGEPYYAKDESLTPAEHRERTLEQMRAMVASDDKLSWLAFPERLGGFDKPGANLACFTELVAADPSLQIKSGVQWGLFGAAILHLGTPEQQDRLLPGAMDLSVPGAFAMTETGHGSDVDSIGTTATYDPATEEFVLHTPFRGAWKDYLGNAAVHATAATVFAQLITNGVNHGVHCFYVPIREVAPDGSAGAFLPGVGGEDDGLKGGLRGIDNGRLHFDHVRVPRTDLLARYGSVAADGTYSSPIDSPGRRFFTMLGSLVQGRVSLDGSAVTAAKLGLAIAVRYGAERRQFAGSTGEEVVLLDYATHRRRLFPRIAEAYAGHFANERLLDLFDDVFSGAQDTPERREDLETTAAALKSTSTAFALDTLQECREACGGAGFLTENRITSLRADLDVYATFEGDNTVLAQLVAKRLVADYGREVKGATRTPAGMARFVVERATSAALHRTGLRRASQALLDVGDPRRAAGHLRDAATQRELLADRVATMVEEVAQAMRPALKAEPVEAARILDENQTALVEAARVHADLLRWEAFTEALETIEDTGTRLIMTWVRDVFGLTVIERNLTWYLLHGRLSDQRARTVTGYVDRLLRRLRPHAVDLVDAWGYGQEHLRAQISSGAEAERQDEARAYYQALRASGNAPVSEKALRKKAQKQR from the coding sequence ATGACGACGACGTCCGCACCCGCCACCGGCCACGACGACCACGCCGGACCCGACGACGCCACCACGGCGCGCGTCGACGTGGCGGGCCTCGCCGAGCTGCTGCTGGGCCGCTGGCCCGAGGAGCGTCGTCGCGCCCGCGCCCGCGCCGGGGAGCCGTACTACGCCAAGGACGAGTCCCTCACCCCGGCCGAGCACCGCGAGCGCACGCTCGAGCAGATGCGCGCCATGGTGGCCTCCGACGACAAGCTGTCGTGGCTGGCCTTCCCAGAGCGGCTCGGCGGCTTCGACAAGCCGGGCGCCAACCTGGCGTGCTTCACCGAGCTCGTCGCGGCGGACCCGTCGCTGCAGATCAAGTCGGGCGTGCAGTGGGGCCTGTTCGGTGCGGCGATCCTGCACCTGGGCACCCCGGAGCAGCAGGACCGCCTGCTGCCGGGCGCGATGGACCTGTCGGTGCCGGGCGCGTTCGCGATGACGGAGACGGGCCACGGCTCGGACGTCGACTCGATCGGCACCACGGCGACGTACGACCCGGCGACCGAGGAGTTCGTCCTGCACACCCCGTTCCGGGGCGCGTGGAAGGACTACCTGGGCAACGCGGCCGTGCACGCGACGGCGGCGACGGTGTTCGCGCAGCTGATCACGAACGGCGTGAACCACGGCGTGCACTGCTTCTACGTCCCCATCAGGGAGGTGGCGCCGGACGGGAGCGCGGGCGCGTTCCTGCCCGGTGTGGGCGGTGAGGACGACGGCCTCAAGGGGGGTCTGCGCGGCATCGACAACGGGCGTCTGCACTTCGACCACGTCCGGGTCCCGCGCACGGACCTGCTGGCCCGCTACGGCTCGGTCGCGGCGGACGGCACGTACTCGTCGCCGATCGACAGCCCCGGACGACGCTTCTTCACGATGCTCGGCTCGCTCGTGCAGGGCCGCGTGTCCCTGGACGGCTCCGCGGTGACCGCCGCGAAGCTGGGCCTCGCGATCGCGGTCAGGTACGGCGCGGAGCGCCGCCAGTTCGCCGGGTCGACGGGGGAGGAGGTCGTGCTGCTCGACTACGCGACCCACCGGCGTCGGCTCTTCCCGCGCATCGCCGAGGCGTACGCGGGCCACTTCGCCAACGAGCGGCTGCTCGACCTGTTCGACGACGTGTTCTCCGGCGCGCAGGACACCCCGGAGCGCCGCGAGGACCTGGAGACGACCGCGGCGGCCCTGAAGTCGACGTCGACGGCGTTCGCCCTGGACACGCTCCAGGAGTGCCGCGAGGCGTGCGGCGGCGCCGGGTTCCTCACGGAGAACCGCATCACCTCCCTGCGCGCCGACCTCGACGTCTACGCGACGTTCGAGGGCGACAACACGGTGCTCGCCCAGCTCGTCGCGAAGCGGCTGGTCGCGGACTACGGCCGCGAGGTCAAGGGCGCGACCCGCACCCCGGCGGGGATGGCGCGGTTCGTCGTGGAGCGGGCCACCTCCGCGGCGCTGCACCGCACCGGCCTGCGCCGGGCGTCGCAGGCGCTCCTCGACGTCGGCGACCCGCGTCGCGCGGCCGGGCACCTGCGCGACGCGGCGACGCAGCGCGAGCTGCTCGCCGACCGCGTCGCGACCATGGTCGAGGAGGTCGCCCAGGCGATGCGCCCGGCCCTCAAGGCGGAGCCGGTGGAGGCCGCTCGGATCCTGGACGAGAACCAGACGGCGCTCGTCGAGGCGGCCCGCGTGCACGCGGACCTGCTGCGCTGGGAGGCGTTCACCGAGGCGCTGGAGACGATCGAGGACACCGGCACCCGTCTGATCATGACCTGGGTGCGCGACGTCTTCGGCCTCACCGTCATCGAGCGGAACCTCACCTGGTACCTGCTGCACGGGCGGCTGTCCGACCAGCGGGCGCGCACGGTGACCGGCTACGTGGACCGGCTGCTGCGGCGGCTGCGGCCGCACGCCGTGGACCTGGTCGACGCGTGGGGCTACGGCCAGGAGCACCTGCGCGCGCAGATCTCCTCCGGTGCGGAGGCGGAGCGGCAGGACGAGGCGCGCGCCTACTACCAGGCGCTGCGCGCGTCGGGGAACGCTCCGGTCAGCGAGAAGGCGCTCCGCAAGAAGGCGCAGAAGCAGCGCTGA
- a CDS encoding TetR/AcrR family transcriptional regulator, with amino-acid sequence MTVTTDGHQARPRPDGRSTRWDDHRAQRKATLVREARRAVHELGPGASMDEIAAIAGTSKSIFYRYFDDKAGLRLAVAESVVRGMHRRLAEAAHEAPTPNAALRAMVRTYLQTIESSPNVYWFVTRTAIGGNESDDGRTEALGAYLDSVITLVADPFAQAAGVPATTAAAWAAGAVGFVRGSGEWWLAHSRAEGHTRDELVEQVTAWLWTGPVGVLHHDGAATRRPADAPETPDNPETAQES; translated from the coding sequence ATGACGGTCACGACGGACGGCCACCAGGCGCGACCCAGGCCCGACGGGCGGTCGACCCGGTGGGACGATCATCGCGCCCAGCGCAAGGCCACGCTCGTGCGGGAGGCCCGACGGGCCGTGCACGAGCTCGGCCCCGGCGCCTCGATGGACGAGATCGCCGCGATCGCCGGCACCTCCAAGTCCATCTTCTACCGCTACTTCGACGACAAGGCCGGGCTGCGGCTCGCCGTCGCCGAGAGCGTCGTGCGCGGGATGCACCGCCGGCTCGCCGAGGCCGCCCACGAGGCGCCCACGCCGAACGCGGCGCTGCGCGCCATGGTGCGCACCTACCTCCAGACCATCGAGAGCTCGCCGAACGTCTACTGGTTCGTGACGCGCACGGCCATCGGTGGCAACGAGTCCGACGACGGTCGTACGGAAGCGCTCGGCGCCTACCTCGACTCTGTGATCACGCTGGTCGCCGACCCGTTCGCGCAGGCCGCCGGCGTCCCCGCCACGACCGCCGCCGCCTGGGCCGCCGGAGCCGTCGGCTTCGTGCGCGGCTCGGGCGAGTGGTGGCTGGCGCACTCCCGCGCCGAGGGCCACACCCGCGACGAGCTGGTCGAGCAGGTCACCGCCTGGCTGTGGACCGGCCCCGTCGGCGTCCTCCACCACGACGGCGCCGCGACCCGGCGTCCCGCCGACGCCCCTGAAACCCCTGACAACCCCGAGACCGCGCAGGAGTCCTGA
- a CDS encoding 3-oxoacyl-ACP reductase has translation MTDRYAQAVNSGFTKTLAKKLGLPRPAILRRYRDGDPLTVGPVLVLADAASKADADAVARTLLGWDLDVRRDHHDDVRWGAVVVVLTEAAEPTAVTEPVLAVGSVLRSLAGNGRVVTVSRAPAADDSPAVAATRQGVDAVVRSLGKELRGGSTSNGIVLTDDVEVGHPSVLATLRFFLSAKSAYVDGQLLRVGTADATGIVGDRALDGQVAVVTGAARGIGAAIARTLARDGAIVVCVDVPAAGEALAATANAVGGTTLQLDVTADDAGQRILDHARERHGRLDVVVHNAGITRDKLLANMKPAQWESVVAVNLAAQLRINEVLLAAGIDGLRIVSLASTSGIAGNKGQTNYGFSKAGVIGHTRATARLLAASGGTANAVAPGFIETEMTSRIPFATREVARRIPSLAQGGQPVDVAEAIAFLASPAAAGVNGQVLRVCGQHLVGQ, from the coding sequence ATGACCGACCGCTACGCCCAGGCCGTGAACTCCGGGTTCACCAAGACCCTCGCCAAGAAGCTCGGCCTGCCCCGTCCCGCGATCCTGCGCCGGTACCGCGACGGCGACCCGCTCACCGTCGGCCCCGTGCTCGTCCTCGCGGACGCCGCCTCCAAGGCCGACGCCGACGCCGTCGCCCGGACGCTCCTCGGCTGGGACCTCGACGTCCGCCGCGACCACCACGACGACGTCCGCTGGGGCGCCGTCGTCGTCGTCCTCACCGAGGCCGCCGAGCCCACCGCCGTCACCGAGCCCGTCCTCGCCGTCGGCTCCGTGCTGCGCTCCCTCGCCGGCAACGGCCGCGTCGTCACCGTCTCGCGGGCCCCCGCCGCCGACGACTCCCCTGCCGTCGCCGCCACCCGGCAGGGCGTCGACGCCGTCGTGCGCTCGCTCGGCAAGGAGCTGCGCGGCGGGTCGACGTCCAACGGGATCGTGCTGACCGACGACGTCGAGGTGGGCCACCCGTCGGTGCTCGCCACCCTGCGGTTCTTCCTGTCCGCCAAGAGCGCGTACGTCGACGGGCAGCTGCTGCGCGTGGGCACGGCCGACGCCACGGGCATCGTCGGGGACCGGGCGCTCGACGGCCAGGTCGCCGTCGTCACCGGTGCCGCCCGCGGCATCGGCGCGGCCATCGCCCGCACCCTCGCCCGCGACGGCGCCATCGTCGTCTGCGTCGACGTCCCCGCCGCGGGCGAGGCGCTCGCCGCCACCGCCAACGCCGTCGGCGGCACGACGCTGCAGCTCGACGTCACTGCCGACGACGCCGGGCAGCGGATCCTCGACCACGCCCGCGAGCGCCACGGCCGCCTCGACGTCGTCGTGCACAACGCCGGCATCACGCGGGACAAGCTGCTCGCGAACATGAAGCCCGCGCAGTGGGAGTCGGTCGTGGCGGTCAACCTCGCCGCGCAGCTGCGCATCAACGAGGTGCTGCTGGCTGCCGGGATCGACGGGCTGCGCATCGTGTCCCTCGCCTCGACGTCCGGCATCGCCGGGAACAAGGGGCAGACGAACTACGGGTTCTCCAAGGCGGGCGTCATCGGGCACACCCGTGCCACCGCGCGCCTGCTCGCCGCGAGCGGCGGCACCGCCAACGCCGTCGCGCCCGGCTTCATCGAGACCGAGATGACGTCCCGCATCCCCTTCGCGACCCGCGAGGTGGCGCGCCGCATCCCGTCGCTCGCGCAGGGCGGTCAGCCGGTCGACGTCGCCGAGGCCATCGCGTTCCTCGCCTCTCCCGCCGCCGCGGGCGTCAACGGGCAGGTGCTGCGCGTGTGCGGCCAGCACCTGGTGGGCCAGTGA
- a CDS encoding polyprenyl synthetase family protein gives MDASHLPADDAPWATTSPVAPAGKRLRPRLLVGAHDVLASGRQDPEPHAVVTAVGEAVELLHTAFLAHDDVIDDDELRRGRPNVAGRYAAHARAHGLPDDAAHGYGAAAGLLAGDLALAGAVRAVALSGARPAVVPRLLDLVDEAIRLSVDGELRDLWFSHRPPALDDVVVTARLKTSAYSFELPLRLAGALAGCDELDDDLGRLGRDLGIAYQLRDDVLGTFGDPASTGKPSGSDLREGRGTALVAFARTTADWPQVAAALGRRDATDDDLAQVRTLLERCGARAATEDLADRYELMASEQARRLGLDDLVSDLLALAVPPRGRGVGAWAA, from the coding sequence GTGGACGCCTCCCACCTGCCGGCCGACGACGCCCCATGGGCCACGACGAGCCCTGTCGCCCCCGCCGGGAAGCGTCTGCGCCCCCGCCTGCTCGTCGGGGCGCACGACGTCCTCGCCTCCGGCCGGCAGGACCCGGAGCCGCACGCCGTCGTCACCGCCGTCGGCGAGGCCGTCGAGCTGCTGCACACCGCGTTCCTCGCGCACGACGACGTCATCGACGACGACGAGCTCCGCCGCGGCCGGCCCAACGTCGCGGGTCGGTACGCCGCGCACGCCCGCGCCCACGGCCTGCCCGACGACGCCGCGCACGGGTACGGCGCGGCCGCCGGTCTGCTCGCCGGCGACCTCGCGCTCGCCGGCGCGGTCCGGGCGGTCGCACTGAGCGGCGCCCGCCCCGCGGTCGTCCCGCGCCTGCTCGACCTCGTCGACGAGGCGATCCGGCTGAGCGTGGACGGCGAGCTTCGCGACCTGTGGTTCAGCCACCGGCCGCCCGCGCTGGACGACGTGGTCGTCACGGCACGGCTCAAGACGTCCGCCTACTCGTTCGAGCTGCCGCTGCGCCTGGCCGGGGCGCTCGCCGGGTGCGACGAGCTCGACGACGACCTCGGACGCCTCGGTCGCGACCTGGGGATCGCCTACCAGCTGCGCGACGACGTCCTCGGCACGTTCGGCGACCCCGCCAGCACCGGCAAGCCGTCCGGCTCCGACCTGCGGGAGGGGCGCGGCACCGCCCTCGTCGCGTTCGCCCGCACCACGGCCGACTGGCCGCAGGTCGCCGCGGCGCTGGGACGCCGGGACGCCACCGACGACGACCTCGCCCAGGTGCGGACCTTGCTGGAGCGGTGCGGGGCACGGGCCGCCACGGAGGACCTCGCGGACCGGTACGAGCTGATGGCCAGCGAGCAGGCCCGCCGGCTCGGGCTCGACGACCTCGTGTCCGACCTGCTGGCGCTCGCGGTTCCGCCGCGGGGCCGGGGCGTGGGAGCGTGGGCGGCATGA